From the Thermoanaerobacterium sp. PSU-2 genome, the window TCTTTAATGCCTTTTAACATGCTAAACTTAGGTAAAACTATCTTAGTCCTTATTTTCTTTATGCTGCTCCACTTTAAAGACATGAGTACAAGTTTCGGCACAGATCCAGCTTTCTCCATGCCGTTTATGGCAGACGAAAACACTGAAACAAACGTAGGCATTAACGGTGCGCCTATGACAGCGCCTAATGTAGCCGACAACAATACAAATCTCATATCGATGCTTAAAGCTGAAACCAGCTTGTACTTTATGGATATATCAACAAGACTTCCTAAAAATGGTCCTTGAATCATGTTTGACAATCTTGAAATTACAGCCATTATATTGAACAATGATAATGAAACTGCCAGCTTTCTGGTCCTTACACCTGATGGCCTTATAGAATACGATAATGTATCGATCAAATTTATTATCATTGTGAAAAAGCAAACGATTAATAGTCTCTTTACATCTACCATCTGCACACATCCTAAGCTAAAATATACAAGTTAAATTATAGACATATTTGACAAAAAAAGCAATACATGACCATGATTCTGAAAGTCACACTTCATTTCGTTTTTGTGTAAAAACTGTGTTATAATTTTTTATGTCAAAACCACTATAAAAACCGCAAGAAAGGAAAGGCACATATGGAAAAACTTCGCACTAATAAATGGATAATCTTATCTGCTGTGCTTATAGGTACCGTAATGGGACCTATAGACGGCAGTGTAACAAACATAGCAATGCCACAACTGGCAAAAATATTTCACACAGATATTACCACAACCAGTTGGATTTCCATGACATACTTATTAATGCTTTCAAGTTTAATGTTGACATTTGGCAGGCTTGGAGACATGGTAGGTTATAAAAAGCTGTATCAGTACGGTTTAATAACTTTTTCCGTCACTTCCGCCATATTAAGTATGTCAAACAATATTTACATGCTTATCATTGTAAGAGCTTTTCAAGCTGTAGGTGCTGGTATGCTTATGTCAATGGCTCCAGCTATAATAACTGCTACATTCCCTCCCAGCGAAAGAGGAAAAGCATTAGGCTTTAATGCAATGGCCGTATCTATAGGGCTTTCGATAGGACCCACATTAGGCGGTTTCTTGCTTACATACTTAGGCTGGAGATCAATATTTTATATAAACATACCAATAGGCATAATCGGCTTTATATGGGCTCAAATAGTAGTTCCAGATAATAAAGGAGTGCCAGAGAAATTTGACCCATTTGGCGCATTATCGGCATTTATCTTTCTTACCGCACTTCTCCTATTTATATCTGAAGGCGGCACTTGGGGCTGGACGTCTATTCTAAGCATTATATCTCTATTAACATTTATAACATTTTTTATAGCATTTATAATAATAGAATACAAAGTAGAGTTTCCAATGTTGGACTTAAGCCTATTTAAAATAAGGTTATTTACATTTGGAAACTTAAGTACACTAATAAATTTTATGGCGCAAAACACCATGACATTCTTGACACCTTTTCTCTTGCAGAAAATCGGATATTCTACAGACTTATCCGGTATCATAATGACGTCTTTTCCTCTTATAATGCTTGTTGTCGCACCATTAAGTGGCATTTTATCTGATAGATATGGAGCACAAATTTTATCT encodes:
- a CDS encoding lipid II flippase Amj family protein, whose product is MVDVKRLLIVCFFTMIINLIDTLSYSIRPSGVRTRKLAVSLSLFNIMAVISRLSNMIQGPFLGSLVDISIKYKLVSALSIDMRFVLLSATLGAVIGAPLMPTFVSVFSSAINGMEKAGSVPKLVLMSLKWSSIKKIRTKIVLPKFSMLKGIKETKIPKSFLVYNVIITSIYTTGIISSLYAGALLPEFRTTASLLSGIVNGFATILLTVIVDPVAALITDQALAGKRTQQDVNTMVILLVFGKIIGTLLAQIVFVPASHLILFVTKLIV
- a CDS encoding MFS transporter; this translates as MEKLRTNKWIILSAVLIGTVMGPIDGSVTNIAMPQLAKIFHTDITTTSWISMTYLLMLSSLMLTFGRLGDMVGYKKLYQYGLITFSVTSAILSMSNNIYMLIIVRAFQAVGAGMLMSMAPAIITATFPPSERGKALGFNAMAVSIGLSIGPTLGGFLLTYLGWRSIFYINIPIGIIGFIWAQIVVPDNKGVPEKFDPFGALSAFIFLTALLLFISEGGTWGWTSILSIISLLTFITFFIAFIIIEYKVEFPMLDLSLFKIRLFTFGNLSTLINFMAQNTMTFLTPFLLQKIGYSTDLSGIIMTSFPLIMLVVAPLSGILSDRYGAQILSTIGALITAVALFSMSTLTLHSSMASIMLRLGIFGVGNGIFQTPNNSSIMGSVSRNRLGIASAFLATMRNAGMVLGIAMGSAIFTNRQMFYESIKINNSSAFLFGLRDAYIVAGIFSIICALTSLVRDKINKKNNLEKDGM